The Henckelia pumila isolate YLH828 chromosome 2, ASM3356847v2, whole genome shotgun sequence genome includes a window with the following:
- the LOC140880569 gene encoding protein PHYTOCHROME-DEPENDENT LATE-FLOWERING, whose amino-acid sequence MGISFKLSKIGKRFRPKSAPPVAAEEEAQNDVVNVTSQRKRAPSPARKLTEKTNENKDIAEISDREVSFTLSLFPNGYTVGKPMENDSGRQPSTEVPKFLHPYDRASETLFSAIESGHLPGDILDDIPCKYVDGTLVCEVRDYRNCYSESEHSRMASGDGIPIINRVCLRMSLENVVKDIPSISKSGWTYGDMMEVESRILRALQPQLYLDPTPQLDRLSNNLVTAKLNLALSSMRRKRLRQISEVSVFSTDNNHLKKTCTDRVLDSSRLGDSGSLVPQPTHENLNTQNNVSSTMVPLRNNSFGSDGPHMDSLLVSNQSKYQIGDVIPRNLKDHRSGALLNSSAASPGGQGMVPFSDNCAASIHGKRENPDGQSSPLTSKKSKLLHTGAEANPQHAGAQPDSIHGPDLHWKNTLMQQQSIARGIQYTNNGLQKFTQQVYEGGLIQDGAVIPFSIGQQGLRYGLKEEPVETERLDKPELSRMHMGESESTRIESQQSRLQQRMPQQFMRSGFPQPPWNNFVQPLENNSRKEDSLQKRKFVQSPRLSAGGLPQSPLSSKSGEFSSGSIGPQFGGVVTSGLMSSQKDKSAVTSVPSVGGNPSLTSSANESMQRQNQAQAAAKRRSNSLPKTPAISGVGSPASVSNMSVPINASSPPVGNQPLADQIMLERFSKIEMVSMRCQLNRKKNKVDEYPIRKPNAFSSQQLQLQLSSDSSNENLNDETCKMPLSKSLVGGNMNVFKTRILNFLQTERVIQGNGVQYVPKARTRMIMSEKPNDVVAFCIGEIEDDEYLDGEDYLPTLPNTHAADLLAAQFCSLMERDGYHMEDHVQPKPIRTNNASINQLNAPGIPPGSSASDMQQFSGAFGPLSDISKPSNSVNASLNSMQNVQGPRMLPPANAQALQISQGLMPGVSLPSISQQPEQPPALQQQPQPQPQQHSLMQQQNPQFQRSSMILAANSMQHLNNIAQNANMQIGAPMANKPSAVQLQMLQQQQQPLQPQQQQQQSQMQRKMMTGLGTVGMSNIGNNIVGLGGLGNSGMAIGGVRGVGGTGISTPMGPISNVGSMNQSPMNLSQASNISNAMRSGTFTQAQAALIKMKMAQNKSNIMGNPQSSIGGIPGARQIHPGSAGLSMLGPTLNRANINQMQRTAMGAMGPPKLISGVNLYVNQQQQLQIQQQHQHQQQQQQQQQHQHQHQHQHQQQQQQQHIQLQHQQQLQLQQQQQQQQQQQQLQQQLQQQQLQLQQETTSPLRAVVSPPPVGSPSSMGIPHQMTQPQQQQPQQQQTSPQQISQRTPMSPQLSSGVIHPMSTGNPEACPASPQVSSQTLGSVSSITNSSMELQGVNKSNSVNNA is encoded by the exons ATGGGGATTTCGTTTAAGCTCTCCAAGATCGGCAAGCGGTTCCGGCCCAAATCCGCACCGCCGGTCGCCGCCGAGGAAGAAGCACAGAACGACGTCGTAAATGTGACGTCTCAAAGGAAGAGGGCTCCCTCTCCTGCGAGGAAGCTCAcg GAAAAAACCAATGAGAACAAGGACATTGCTGAAATCTCTG ATCGTGAAGTATCCTTCACGCTAAGCCTTTTTCCAAATGGTTATACAGTTGGGAAGCCCATGGAG AATGACTCTGGTCGCCAGCCTTCTACTGAAGTTCCTAAATTTTTGCATCCATATGATAGAGCATCAGAAACTCTCTTTTCG GCAATTGAGTCTGGACACTTGCCCGGAGATATTTTGGATGATATACCGTGCAAGTATGTTGATGGGACACTAGTCTGCGAG GTGCGTGATTATCGGAACTGCTATTCTGAATCAGAACATAGTAGAATGGCTTCTGGGGATGGTATTCCCATCATTAACAGAGTTTGTCTTAGGATGTCTCTAGAAAATGTGGTTAAGGATATTCCGTCTATTTCCAAAAGTGGTTGGACCTATGGTGATATGATG GAAGTGGAATCCCGGATTTTAAGGGCCCTACAACCTCAGCTTTACCTGGACCCCACCCCGCAGCTGGATAGACTCTCTAACAACCTAGTAACTGCTAAG TTAAATCTAGCGTTAAGTAGCATGCGGAGGAAACGATTGAGACAGATTTCTGAAGTTTCTGTATTCTCAACCGATAATAATCACTTGAAGAAGACATGTACTGATAGAGTTCTTGATAGCTCCAGGTTGGGAGACTCGGGATCTTTGGTTCCGCAGCCTACCCATGAGAACTTGAATACCCAAAATAATGTGTCAAGCACTATGGTCCCTCTAAGGAACAACAGCTTTGGGTCTGATGGCCCTCATATGGATTCTCTTCTGGTATCGAACCAGTCTAAGTATCAAATTGGTGATGTGATCCCGAGAAATCTTAAGGACCACAGGTCTGGAGCTCTGTTGAATTCATCAGCAGCATCCCCTGGTGGGCAGGGCATGGTTCCATTTTCGGATAATTGTGCTGCCTCTATACATGGTAAGAGAGAAAATCCAGATGGACAATCATCTCCACTTACGAGCAAAAAGTCTAAGCTGTTGCATACGGGTGCTGAGGCCAATCCACAACATGCAGGGGCGCAACCTGACAGCATCCATGGACCTGATTTACACTGGAAGAACACACTGATGCAGCAGCAGTCAATTGCAAGAGGAATTCAATATACTAACAATGGTCTGCAAAAGTTTACCCAGCAGGTCTATGAAGGAGGTCTAATTCAGGATGGCGCTGTAATTCCATTCTCTATTGGGCAACAAGGACTTAGATATGGCTTGAAGGAAGAACCTGTTGAGACAGAGAGATTGGACAAGCCAGAGCTCAGTCGTATGCACATGGGAGAATCAGAATCAACCCGAATTGAATCCCAGCAGTCACGATTACAGCAAAGAATGCCCCAACAATTCATGAGATCTGGTTTCCCTCAACCTCCATGGAATAATTTTGTTCAGCCTCTTGAAAATAATTCTAGGAAGGAGGATTCTTTGCAAAAGCGAAAATTTGTTCAAAGTCCCCGTTTGTCTGCTGGAGGCTTGCCTCAATCTCCTTTATCATCCAAATCTGGAGAATTTTCCAGTGGTTCGATTGGTCCTCAATTTGGAGGAGTTGTAACTAGTGGACTAATGTCGTCCCAAAAGGATAAATCAGCAGTCACATCTGTTCCTTCTGTTGGTGGTAACCCATCGTTGACTTCAAGCGCTAATGAATCCATGCAACGTCAAAACCAGGCACAAGCTGCTGCAAAACGTAGATCTAATTCTCTTCCTAAAACACCTGCTATAAGTGGAGTTGGTTCTCCGGCCAGTGTTAGCAATATGAGTGTTCCAATAAATGCGAGCAGCCCTCCTGTTGGAAATCAACCTTTGGCTGATCAAATCATGCTTGAGCGGTTCTCAAAGATTGAAATGGTGTCAATGAG GTGTCAACTCAACCGTAAAAAGAACAAGGTAGATGAGTACCCAATCAGGAAACCTAATGCATTTTCTAGTCAACAACTTCAGCTACAGCTCTCCAGTGATTCGAGCAATGAGAATTTGAATGATGAAACATGTAAAATGCCATTGTCAAAGTCGCTGGTAGGAGGCAATATGAATGTTTTCAAGACAAGGATTTTGAACTTTTTGCAGACAGAGCGCGTTATTCAAG GCAATGGCGTACAATATGTTCCGAAGGCAAGAACTAGGATGATCATGTCAGAGAAGCCAAATGATGTAGTGGCATTTTGCATTGGAGAAATAGAGGATGATGAGTACCTGGACGGAGAGGATTACCTCCCAACGTTGCCCAATACT CACGCCGCTGATCTACTGGCAGCACAATTCTGTTCTCTG ATGGAACGTGATGGATATCATATGGAGGATCATGTCCAACCAAAACCGATTCGAACGAATAATGCGTCAATCAATCAACTTAATGCTCCTGGAATTCCACCTGGTAGTTCCGCATCTGATATGCAGCAGTTTTCTGGAGCTTTTGGGCCACTCAGTGATATCTCCAAACCTAGCAACAGTGTCAATGCATCACTAAACTCAATGCAGAATGTACAAGGCCCGAGAATGCTACCTCCAGCAAATGCTCAGGCGTTGCAAATCTCCCAAGGACTCATGCCTGGTGTTTCATTACCTTCCATATCTCAGCAACCTGAACAACCGCCAGCTTTGCAGCAGCAACCACAACCACAACCACAACAGCACTCCTTGATGCAACAGCAGAATCCCCAGTTCCAAAGATCGTCTATGATACTTGCAGCAAATTCAATGCAACATTTGAATAACATAGCACAGAATGCAAATATGCAGATTGGTGCTCCCATGGCAAATAAGCCTTCGGCTGTCCAACTGCAGATGTTGCAACAGCAGCAGCAACCGCTTCAACCAcaacagcagcagcagcagtcaCAAATGCAGAGGAAAATGATGACCGGCCTTGGAACTGTAGGTATGAGCAATATTGGCAATAACATAGTTGGGCTGGGAGGCTTGGGCAACAGTGGCATGGCAATAGGGGGTGTTAGGGGAGTGGGTGGAACTGGGATTTCTACACCAATGGGGCCTATATCAAATGTGGGTAGCATGAACCAGAGCCCCATGAATCTGAGCCAGGCTTCAAATATTAGCAATGCTATGCGTTCTGGGACATTTACACAAGCACAAGCTGCTTTGATCAAGATGAAAATGGCacaaaacaaatcaaatattatggGTAACCCACAATCAAGTATTGGAGGTATACCTGGAGCTAGACAGATTCACCCAGGATCTGCTGGTCTTTCAATGCTGGGCCCTACTCTGAACCGAGCTAATATCAACCAGATGCAGCGCACAGCAATGGGAGCCATGGGTCCCCCAAAGTTGATCTCAGGAGTGAATCTTTACGTGAATCAGCAGCAACAACTTCAGATCCAGCAACAGCACCAGCACCAGCAACAGCAACAGCAACAGCAACAGCACCAGCACCAGCACCAGCACCAGCACCAGCAACAGCAACAGCAGCAGCATATTCAGTTGCAACATCAACAGCAGTTGCAACTACAGCAGCAACAGCAACAGcaacagcagcagcagcagctgCAACAGCAGCTGCAACAGCAGCAGTTACAGCTGCAGCAAGAAACTACATCACCACTGCGAGCTGTTGTCTCGCCTCCACCGGTGGGTTCGCCTTCAAGCATGGGAATACCCCATCAAATGACTCAACCCCAGCAGCAGCAACCGCAACAACAACAAACCAGTCCCCAGCAGATAAGCCAGAGAACTCCAATGAGCCCACAATTGAGTTCAGGGGTTATTCATCCAATGAGTACCGGTAATCCAGAAGCCTGTCCAGCTAGCCCTCAGGTGAGTTCGCAGACTTTGGGCTCAGTTAGCAGTATCACCAATTCTTCAATGGAGTTGCAAGGAGTAAATAAAAGTAACTCTGTAAACAATGCCTAG